From Methanobacterium congolense, one genomic window encodes:
- the cca gene encoding CCA tRNA nucleotidyltransferase, with protein sequence MTNLADINFEAILKDIKPTETEKKRVMELSNELIKNLNETAASIGAEAEAVLVGSVAKSTWLAGKADIDIFMEFSLETEESYLKRCGLKLGHNCIKTMGGTAEERYASHPYVTGSIEGYEVDFVPCYYIEDASQLKSAVDRTILHTQYIKKHLKRDQADEVLLLKRFMECVGTYGSEFKVGGFSGYLCELMVLEYGSFMGVLEAASTSWRYGQVIDLENYGTAELFKDPMVAVDPVDKNRNVAAALGLQKMSEFVVASTNFLENPSESYFYPKDMVFDSGSIKEEFTERGTKTFILTFHPPNIPADAVYPQIRKTEKSIVKVAEKNGFEVAGSDSWTDEGHRAMILVEFETWKLPHMKKHMGPQIWFKEHQERFLEKYSGKAWVEGDRWVVEVPRTYESVESFFQGVLIPKKINYLRFGKHIKAEILKEHSVVDMKDFLEFTWDDEVLRFLHLYLNKNELLCR encoded by the coding sequence GTGACTAATTTGGCAGATATAAACTTTGAAGCGATTCTGAAGGATATAAAACCCACAGAAACAGAAAAAAAGAGGGTCATGGAACTATCCAATGAACTGATAAAAAATCTCAACGAAACTGCAGCTTCCATAGGTGCAGAGGCAGAGGCAGTACTTGTGGGTTCAGTTGCCAAGTCAACATGGCTTGCAGGCAAGGCAGACATAGACATATTCATGGAGTTCTCCCTTGAAACAGAGGAGAGCTACCTTAAAAGATGCGGACTCAAACTCGGACACAACTGCATAAAAACTATGGGAGGCACAGCAGAAGAACGCTACGCATCACATCCCTATGTCACGGGTAGTATAGAAGGATACGAAGTGGATTTCGTGCCATGTTACTACATAGAAGATGCATCTCAGCTTAAATCTGCAGTGGACAGGACCATACTCCACACACAGTACATCAAAAAACACCTGAAAAGGGACCAGGCAGATGAGGTGTTACTCCTCAAACGATTCATGGAATGTGTTGGTACCTACGGATCCGAGTTCAAGGTTGGGGGATTTTCAGGCTACCTCTGCGAGCTCATGGTACTTGAATACGGAAGCTTCATGGGAGTTCTTGAGGCAGCATCCACGTCATGGAGGTACGGCCAGGTGATCGACCTTGAAAACTACGGCACAGCAGAACTCTTCAAGGATCCAATGGTTGCAGTTGACCCTGTGGACAAAAATAGGAACGTTGCAGCAGCACTGGGCCTGCAGAAGATGTCAGAATTTGTTGTGGCATCCACAAACTTCCTGGAGAACCCTTCAGAGAGTTACTTCTACCCCAAGGATATGGTCTTCGATTCAGGATCAATAAAGGAAGAATTTACAGAGAGAGGCACAAAAACCTTTATTTTAACTTTCCATCCTCCAAATATTCCTGCAGATGCTGTTTATCCCCAGATAAGGAAGACTGAGAAATCCATTGTGAAGGTTGCAGAGAAAAATGGTTTTGAAGTTGCAGGCAGTGACTCCTGGACTGATGAGGGTCATCGGGCCATGATACTGGTTGAATTTGAAACCTGGAAACTACCCCACATGAAGAAACATATGGGTCCTCAGATATGGTTTAAAGAACACCAGGAACGCTTCTTAGAGAAATATTCTGGCAAAGCATGGGTTGAAGGTGATAGGTGGGTGGTTGAGGTTCCAAGAACCTACGAATCTGTTGAATCATTCTTCCAGGGTGTTTTAATACCCAAGAAGATCAACTACCTCAGATTCGGCAAACACATCAAGGCGGAGATACTCAAGGAACACAGTGTTGTTGATATGAAAGATTTCCTGGAATTCACATGGGATGATGAGGTTTTAAGGTTTCTACACCTTTACTTGAATAAGAATGAGCTTCTATGCAGGTGA
- the thpR gene encoding RNA 2',3'-cyclic phosphodiesterase gives MRAFLAVDVNKELLEKIGEVQNKLAKAEAAVKFVEPENLHFTFKFFGDISREKADEIVGMISEKTKKYSPFEVSIKGVGVFPHLGYIRVLWLGVEDSDQFSKMQMDFDEEFIKMGFKKERSYIPHLTIGRVKGAQNKEALVSIINELETVEIGKTTIKNLVLKESELTPAGPIYTDVKEFQL, from the coding sequence ATGAGAGCTTTTTTAGCTGTGGATGTAAATAAGGAACTCTTAGAAAAAATAGGTGAAGTTCAGAACAAACTTGCCAAGGCAGAAGCCGCTGTTAAGTTTGTTGAACCAGAAAATCTACATTTCACCTTTAAATTCTTTGGAGATATCTCCAGGGAAAAGGCAGATGAAATAGTAGGAATGATATCTGAGAAAACCAAGAAATACAGTCCATTTGAGGTTTCAATCAAAGGAGTGGGAGTCTTCCCACACCTGGGCTACATAAGAGTTCTCTGGCTTGGTGTCGAGGATTCAGACCAGTTTTCAAAGATGCAGATGGACTTCGATGAGGAGTTCATCAAGATGGGCTTTAAAAAGGAGAGAAGCTACATCCCACACCTCACAATAGGCAGGGTGAAGGGAGCACAGAACAAAGAAGCTCTGGTTTCAATCATAAACGAACTTGAAACTGTTGAAATCGGAAAAACCACCATAAAAAATCTGGTTCTAAAGGAAAGTGAATTAACACCTGCAGGACCAATATACACAGATGTTAAAGAATTCCAATTGTGA
- a CDS encoding phosphoenolpyruvate carboxykinase (ATP), with the protein MSGYTVELISPERKEELFLELVKMVKFERKANIHGACVKLLTDNSSFKEEWEDNFKFMNEDIRPHTKIFSVENGGKLQVLYEPISKACIIKNCDYYGWIKSIALAAISDFFEDYHSVHRRYSVHGSAVDYKGHAMAIIGPPGTGKTTMTYGLLQDKDFNYISDDWFFTRLFDNAVVVYSSEKNSYIRDDIAEVWTEFSREIEKVQLDSKGRGVADVNTLFNGRIRESSTLQTVILLERNPENPPFRKLSPEEALEFMVSNDFCNPHQLVRDDRKFNLRKNFFMELFSKLQVYLLNTVETPEESLNRIKDLATR; encoded by the coding sequence TTGTCAGGTTACACTGTTGAACTGATAAGTCCTGAAAGAAAGGAAGAACTATTTCTTGAACTTGTGAAGATGGTTAAATTTGAGAGAAAGGCCAACATCCACGGGGCCTGTGTTAAGCTCTTAACAGACAATTCAAGCTTCAAGGAGGAATGGGAAGATAACTTCAAGTTCATGAACGAGGATATAAGGCCCCATACAAAAATTTTTTCAGTAGAAAACGGTGGAAAACTGCAAGTTTTATATGAACCTATTTCAAAGGCTTGCATAATCAAAAACTGTGACTACTACGGTTGGATAAAAAGTATAGCCCTTGCAGCCATATCTGACTTCTTTGAGGACTACCACTCGGTGCACAGAAGATACTCAGTTCACGGCTCTGCAGTTGACTACAAAGGCCATGCAATGGCAATAATAGGTCCACCCGGCACAGGAAAAACCACCATGACCTATGGACTTCTTCAGGACAAGGACTTCAACTACATATCCGATGACTGGTTTTTCACACGACTCTTCGACAATGCAGTGGTTGTTTATTCATCAGAAAAGAACTCATACATAAGGGATGACATCGCAGAGGTGTGGACAGAATTTTCCCGTGAGATAGAAAAGGTTCAACTCGATTCTAAAGGACGTGGTGTTGCAGATGTGAACACCCTATTCAACGGCCGTATAAGGGAAAGTTCCACACTCCAGACAGTGATCCTCCTTGAGAGAAATCCTGAAAACCCTCCATTCAGAAAATTAAGCCCTGAAGAAGCACTGGAATTCATGGTTTCAAATGATTTCTGCAACCCCCATCAGCTCGTCCGTGATGATAGAAAATTCAACCTCAGAAAGAACTTCTTCATGGAGCTCTTCTCAAAACTCCAGGTTTACCTTCTAAACACAGTGGAAACACCAGAAGAAAGTCTTAATAGAATAAAAGATCTTGCAACAAGGTGA
- a CDS encoding putative zinc-binding protein — MEKNKVALAACSGMSPYGLVSRVASTDTVSETDNTISICMGATSADREGFRNLIRKYPILAVNGCESNCVNKIMKQKGVEVAETINVKEELEKTEYTPNDVSRLDDEGEICVEIIKEKINKKLGEVHDKR, encoded by the coding sequence ATGGAAAAAAATAAAGTAGCACTGGCAGCATGCAGTGGAATGAGCCCTTACGGCCTTGTAAGTAGAGTAGCATCTACTGATACAGTTTCTGAAACAGATAATACCATATCAATTTGTATGGGAGCAACATCTGCGGACAGAGAAGGATTCAGAAATTTAATAAGAAAATACCCAATTTTAGCAGTAAACGGCTGTGAAAGTAACTGCGTGAATAAAATAATGAAACAAAAAGGTGTTGAAGTAGCAGAAACCATAAATGTGAAAGAAGAACTGGAAAAAACCGAATATACACCTAATGATGTTTCAAGGCTGGATGATGAGGGCGAAATCTGCGTTGAAATAATTAAAGAGAAGATAAATAAAAAATTAGGTGAAGTCCATGACAAAAGATGA
- a CDS encoding 4Fe-4S binding protein: MANDKKGSCCGSEDTDLEEDEECGCGCGGFKYPDTSTKNNPNKPKFIADEEFFKEFENYAYSLGFKSIGYTQLTPDLLTKNKFMQYTNTIVLTIEMDKGIIETPPGEKAQRLNDLAYEKTGRLTYMLSDYLREKGYATEIAHSYDSIVKLSPLAQKAGLGFIGNNGLLITPELGSSLKISAITVSIANLPVQDENEHAWIPEYCEKCGKCVKACPHEALIEKETCCGGKEVQFVRKQCIGCSQGCTYCIEGCPFDQKGYAHVKNKFDKMNAKLKEKQNKKFKPELWNNWAEQNSQMFAGLVNGATIAISMIQNEEKLILLEKADHNLNVTIKELKELERPVADLMFLIDEKDIKKILGDTASIKFMDMLSSGKIKVYGFISQTQLIDKGYMAFLNRLGLSLGGGSCCC, translated from the coding sequence ACAACCCGAATAAGCCTAAGTTCATAGCTGACGAGGAGTTCTTTAAAGAATTTGAAAATTATGCATATTCATTAGGTTTTAAAAGTATAGGGTATACACAACTTACGCCTGACTTATTAACTAAAAATAAATTCATGCAGTATACGAATACGATTGTATTGACCATTGAAATGGACAAAGGAATTATTGAAACTCCTCCAGGTGAAAAAGCACAACGATTAAATGATTTAGCTTATGAAAAAACAGGTCGTCTTACTTATATGCTCTCTGACTATCTTAGAGAAAAGGGTTATGCAACAGAAATTGCCCACTCTTATGATAGTATAGTGAAACTCTCTCCACTTGCTCAAAAAGCAGGTTTAGGATTTATTGGAAACAACGGTCTTTTAATAACACCGGAATTAGGTTCAAGCTTAAAAATTTCAGCCATAACTGTCAGTATAGCTAATTTACCAGTGCAAGATGAGAATGAACATGCATGGATACCAGAGTACTGTGAGAAATGTGGTAAATGTGTAAAAGCATGCCCCCATGAAGCTTTAATAGAAAAAGAAACATGTTGTGGTGGTAAAGAAGTTCAATTTGTACGAAAACAATGTATAGGTTGCAGTCAGGGTTGTACTTACTGTATAGAAGGTTGTCCATTTGATCAAAAAGGATATGCTCATGTTAAAAATAAATTTGACAAAATGAATGCTAAATTAAAGGAAAAACAGAACAAAAAATTTAAACCAGAATTATGGAATAACTGGGCAGAACAAAACTCTCAAATGTTCGCGGGCTTAGTTAATGGAGCTACTATTGCCATATCCATGATCCAAAATGAGGAAAAATTAATTCTTTTAGAAAAAGCAGATCATAACTTAAATGTGACTATAAAAGAATTAAAAGAATTAGAACGTCCTGTAGCTGATTTAATGTTCCTTATTGATGAAAAGGACATTAAAAAAATATTGGGTGACACAGCTTCCATAAAATTCATGGATATGCTTTCTTCTGGAAAAATAAAGGTTTACGGATTTATAAGCCAAACACAGCTTATAGATAAAGGATACATGGCCTTTTTAAACAGATTAGGTCTTAGCCTGGGTGGAGGCAGCTGTTGCTGTTAA
- a CDS encoding DUF166 domain-containing protein, protein MLKVVIVTDGPYGDRAFETMNEMFNTAFIELEQPSSMFLDEINVPEGDLKLLENANILITYTTHPDLTLELVENLHSKVDWMIVAAWKGDGFKNQLESHGNVTCPYIMCELEENGNPIFDEFVSKVGKPKIDLKLDGNKLKDVRVLRSSPCGSTAFVAEYIKEKYLNQTLTEELPVEAGLKLQHYPCRSSKIRLFSDDECKKTMASGFHKDAFEEAIAFANRSLENREIKM, encoded by the coding sequence ATGTTAAAAGTTGTAATAGTTACAGATGGTCCTTATGGAGACAGGGCCTTTGAGACAATGAATGAAATGTTTAACACTGCTTTTATAGAACTTGAACAACCATCATCAATGTTCTTAGATGAAATAAATGTACCTGAAGGGGATTTAAAACTTCTTGAAAATGCCAACATATTAATAACGTACACAACCCATCCAGATCTCACACTGGAACTGGTGGAAAACCTCCACAGTAAAGTTGATTGGATGATAGTTGCAGCCTGGAAAGGGGATGGATTTAAAAACCAGTTGGAATCCCACGGAAATGTTACATGTCCCTACATAATGTGCGAGCTTGAAGAAAACGGAAATCCCATCTTCGATGAATTCGTATCCAAAGTGGGGAAACCAAAAATTGACTTAAAACTGGACGGGAATAAACTCAAGGATGTGAGAGTTTTAAGGTCATCACCTTGCGGTTCAACTGCCTTCGTTGCAGAGTACATAAAAGAGAAATATTTGAACCAAACATTAACAGAGGAACTTCCAGTGGAAGCCGGGCTCAAGTTGCAGCATTACCCATGTAGATCATCTAAAATAAGACTTTTTTCTGATGATGAATGTAAAAAAACCATGGCATCAGGATTTCACAAGGATGCCTTTGAAGAGGCAATTGCCTTTGCAAATAGAAGTTTGGAAAATAGGGAAATAAAAATGTGA
- a CDS encoding ArsR/SmtB family transcription factor yields the protein MKSCQTNGNKPTCEQIKNLKRILSEIPDDDEIYKSSEAIKALADPTRLKIVYLLKYGELCVCEIMEALEKPQATISHHLNILKNAGFLKWRKEGVWVHYRLSNEKIPDNIDELMKNK from the coding sequence ATGAAATCCTGCCAGACGAATGGGAACAAACCCACCTGTGAACAGATCAAAAACCTCAAAAGGATCCTCTCTGAAATACCAGATGATGATGAGATATACAAAAGTTCTGAAGCAATAAAGGCACTTGCAGACCCCACAAGGCTGAAAATAGTTTACCTCCTGAAGTATGGTGAACTTTGTGTCTGTGAAATAATGGAAGCCCTTGAAAAGCCCCAGGCCACTATTTCCCACCATCTGAACATCCTGAAAAATGCAGGATTCCTGAAATGGCGCAAAGAAGGAGTGTGGGTACACTACAGACTTTCCAATGAAAAGATTCCAGACAACATAGATGAACTCATGAAAAACAAATGA